A part of Rhinoderma darwinii isolate aRhiDar2 chromosome 1, aRhiDar2.hap1, whole genome shotgun sequence genomic DNA contains:
- the ENKD1 gene encoding enkurin domain-containing protein 1, whose protein sequence is MCEGASRISGPIPPDPTLFPDYYMRPASARGRLEGTGVKLDFLPGPLAPDPTLYPTCYSARPAGPIPRIRPNAQDILERGQKGTVGVLLQLEGISLHTASPPPKKIKDHGKENVQRMREIQKRCREKEKVQGAPKPVKALWKSSKYELVESKVKAKLLEQPPPPKTAHANFLKSHTRCGAGLPPKKCTSPGPSRPTSASNDIQIQGSSIDFVAHNARTVKNIQVRRSRSLQNLNEVLQNKQQQQKEYDSKQKGHVPQYLLDLKEKWMKEQQEVKKRTPDPSLPPGHTMMPEHERQETLNKIKQTETQLLMELLSLPVRADNLSIQNRRTVLEKKLSEIEEAIKVFARPKVFIKID, encoded by the coding sequence ATGTGTGAAGGAGCCTCTAGAATATCCGGGCCTATTCCCCCCGATCCTACACTGTTTCCAGACTACTACATGAGGCCGGCCTCAGCTCGGGGAAGGCTGGAAGGGACTGGTGTCAAGCTAGACTTTTTGCCAGGACCGTTGGCTCCAGATCCGACATTATATCCAACTTGTTACAGTGCCAGACCTGCCGGCCCAATACCCAGAATTCGCCCCAATGCCCAGGACATCTTGGAAAGAGGGCAGAAAGGCACAGTGGGAGTTCTCTTGCAGCTGGAGGGTATCTCTCTCCATACAGCAtcaccccctcccaaaaaaataaaggACCATGGAAAAGAGAATGTGCAACGCATGAGGGAGATCCAGAAGCGATGTAGAGAGAAGGAGAAAGTACAAGGGGCTCCTAAACCAGTTAAAGCTCTTTGGAAGTCATCCAAATATGAACTGGTGGAGTCCAAAGTCAAAGCCAAACTCCTGGAGCAGCCGCCGCCTCCGAAGACTGCGCATGCTAACTTCCTAAAGTCCCATACCAGGTGTGGTGCAGGATTACCGCCTAAGAAGTGCACTTCACCAGGACCGAGTAGGCCCACCAGCGCCAGCAATGACATACAGATCCAAGGTTCCAGCATTGACTTTGTAGCCCACAATGCAAGAACTGTAAAGAATATCCAGGTGAGGCGATCTCGCTCCTTGCAAAACCTGAATGAGGTCCTGCAGAATAAGCAGCAGCAACAGAAGGAGTATGACTCCAAGCAAAAGGGACATGTCCCCCAGTACCTTCTGGACCTTAAAGAAAAGTGGATGAAAGAGCAACAGGAAGTTAAGAAGCGGACTCCTGACCCATCTCTCCCTCCGGGACACACCATGATGCCAGAACATGAACGACAGGAGACGCTTAATAAAATCAAGCAGACCGAGACCCAGCTGCTGATGGAGCTACTGTCGCTTCCAGTCCGAGCAGACAATCTCAGCATTCAGAACCGACGCACCGTGCTGGAGAAGAAGCTCTCTGAGATCGAGGAAGCAATTAAAGTATTTGCCCGCCCAAAAGTCTTCATTAAGATAGACTAG